Proteins co-encoded in one Bradyrhizobium sp. 170 genomic window:
- a CDS encoding YciI family protein codes for MRFMMLMIPLGYETAPPDVQLDPERVKAMMKYNEALKEAGVLIALDGLHPPSVGARVSFATGKPVVTDGPFTEAKEVLGGYWMINVKSREEAIAWAKKCPASENEIIEIRQVQEMADFSEEVREAAKGFDKLQKGNAHKAR; via the coding sequence ATGCGATTCATGATGCTGATGATCCCCCTGGGCTATGAGACCGCGCCGCCGGACGTCCAGCTCGACCCGGAACGGGTCAAGGCGATGATGAAGTACAACGAGGCGCTGAAGGAGGCCGGCGTGCTGATCGCACTCGACGGGCTGCATCCGCCGTCGGTGGGCGCGCGGGTTTCGTTTGCCACCGGCAAGCCTGTCGTCACCGACGGCCCCTTCACCGAGGCCAAGGAAGTGCTCGGCGGCTACTGGATGATCAATGTGAAGTCGCGCGAGGAGGCGATCGCCTGGGCCAAGAAATGCCCGGCCTCCGAGAACGAAATCATCGAGATCCGCCAGGTGCAGGAGATGGCCGATTTCTCCGAAGAGGTGCGTGAGGCGGCCAAGGGCTTTGACAAGTTGCAGAAGGGAAATGCGCACAAGGCGCGGTGA
- a CDS encoding SDR family oxidoreductase gives MPPSPQKVALVTGAARGIGLATAKRFLAEGWRVALLDIEGELLRGAVAGLTDPDNTLALHCDVSDAKAVATAMATVSERFGRLDALVNNAGIAVFAPLLDTSDEDWSRILQVNLTGPFLCTKAAAPLMREHGGGAIVNITSISAVRASTLRSAYGTSKAGLAHLTKQLAVELASIGIRVNAVAPGPVETAMAKQVHTPEIRADYHDAIPLNRYGLEEELAEAIFFLCSDRSSYITGQVLAVDGGFDAAGIGLPTLRGQRRNG, from the coding sequence ATGCCCCCCTCCCCGCAGAAAGTTGCTCTCGTCACCGGCGCCGCGCGCGGCATTGGGCTGGCGACGGCGAAACGGTTTCTCGCCGAGGGCTGGCGGGTGGCGCTGCTCGACATCGAGGGCGAATTGCTGCGCGGCGCGGTCGCCGGCCTCACCGACCCCGACAACACGCTGGCGCTGCATTGCGACGTCTCCGACGCCAAGGCGGTGGCAACCGCCATGGCCACCGTGAGCGAACGCTTCGGCCGGCTCGACGCGCTGGTCAACAATGCCGGCATCGCGGTGTTCGCGCCGCTGCTCGACACCTCGGATGAAGACTGGAGCCGTATCCTGCAGGTCAACCTCACCGGGCCGTTCCTGTGCACCAAGGCGGCAGCGCCCTTGATGCGCGAACATGGCGGCGGCGCGATCGTCAACATCACGTCGATCTCGGCGGTGCGCGCGTCGACGCTGCGCTCGGCCTACGGCACCAGCAAAGCCGGGCTCGCGCATCTCACAAAACAGCTTGCGGTCGAACTGGCCTCCATCGGCATTCGCGTCAACGCGGTGGCGCCGGGCCCGGTCGAAACCGCGATGGCAAAGCAGGTCCACACGCCTGAAATCCGCGCCGACTATCACGACGCCATTCCGCTGAATCGTTACGGGCTCGAGGAGGAACTGGCGGAAGCGATCTTCTTCCTGTGCAGCGATCGCTCGAGCTACATCACCGGCCAGGTTCTCGCCGTCGACGGCGGCTTTGATGCCGCCGGCATCGGCCTGCCGACGCTGCGCGGCCAGCGCCGGAACGGGTAG
- the cobT gene encoding nicotinate-nucleotide--dimethylbenzimidazole phosphoribosyltransferase: MQFDNLDDIRAFCRDLRGGDQRFADIAAQRQQKLTKPPGSLGRLEELAIWLVQWQGREKPLLQRVTIAVFAGNHGVAARGVSAYPQAVTAQMVANFAAGGAAINQIAKAAAAELCVVPIDLERPTRDFTEAAAMSTDEFLEAVDAGYRTVPDDCDLLAVGEMGIANTTTAATLCAALLGGGATRWAGRGTGVDDDGLARKCAAIETALNFHRGILGDPLAVAAALGGRELAAIAGAVLAARQHKVPVLLDGFVTTSAVLPLARLDAGALDHCRAGHVSAESGHRDLLGELKLHPLLDLNMRLGEASGAGVAILLARAALACHAGMATFGEAGVSAAED; encoded by the coding sequence ATGCAGTTCGACAATCTAGACGACATCCGCGCCTTCTGTCGCGACCTGCGCGGCGGCGACCAGCGATTCGCCGACATCGCCGCACAGCGGCAACAGAAACTGACAAAACCGCCGGGCAGCCTCGGCCGCCTCGAAGAACTCGCGATCTGGCTGGTGCAATGGCAGGGCCGCGAGAAACCGCTTCTGCAGCGCGTCACCATCGCCGTGTTCGCCGGTAATCACGGCGTCGCCGCGCGCGGCGTCTCGGCCTATCCGCAGGCCGTCACCGCGCAGATGGTGGCGAATTTTGCCGCAGGCGGCGCGGCCATCAACCAGATCGCAAAAGCGGCTGCTGCCGAACTCTGCGTGGTGCCGATCGACCTCGAACGTCCGACACGTGATTTCACCGAGGCCGCGGCGATGAGCACGGATGAGTTTCTCGAAGCGGTCGACGCCGGATATCGCACCGTGCCTGACGATTGCGATCTGCTGGCGGTCGGCGAGATGGGCATCGCGAACACGACCACGGCGGCAACGCTGTGCGCGGCCCTGCTCGGCGGCGGCGCGACGCGCTGGGCCGGCCGCGGCACCGGCGTCGACGACGACGGGCTGGCGCGCAAGTGCGCGGCGATCGAGACCGCGCTGAATTTCCATCGCGGCATTCTCGGCGATCCGCTGGCGGTGGCGGCTGCACTGGGCGGCCGCGAACTTGCGGCGATCGCCGGCGCCGTGCTCGCCGCAAGGCAACATAAAGTTCCGGTGCTGCTCGACGGTTTCGTGACGACGTCAGCGGTGCTGCCGCTCGCGCGTCTTGATGCAGGCGCGCTCGATCATTGCCGCGCCGGGCACGTCTCGGCCGAATCCGGCCACCGCGATCTCTTGGGCGAACTGAAGCTGCACCCGCTGCTCGACCTGAACATGCGGCTCGGCGAAGCGTCGGGCGCAGGCGTCGCGATCCTGCTGGCGCGCGCCGCCCTCGCCTGCCACGCCGGGATGGCAACTTTCGGGGAGGCTGGCGTCTCCGCCGCGGAGGATTGA
- a CDS encoding PAS domain-containing methyl-accepting chemotaxis protein encodes MFQFLKNSSSDKALADALGRSQAVIEFDMDGTIRTANDNFLKALGYTLGEIQRKHHSMFVDPSERDSAAYRDFWAALKRGEYQAAEYKRIGKGGREVWIQATYNPVLDGNGKPFKVVKFATDITARKIKSMEDAGQIAAISRAQAVIAFEMNGTIVTANENFLKALGYTLAEIQGKHHSMFVDPSERDSAAYREFWARLNRGENQSAEYKRIGKGGREVWILASYNPVLDEKGKPFRVVKFATDVTKEKLATADLAGQIASISKSQAVIEFNMDGTIIGANQNFLKTVGYALDEIRGRHHSMFVDPSERDGAAYREFWTSLNRGQYQAAEYKRIGKNGKEIWIQASYNPILDLNGKPFKVVKYATDTTAQVLVRMGNERVRGMMESVAAGAEELNASVREISEAMTKSRETASTAVGRVEAADAQAKRLNEAAQAMSGIVELIGNITGQINLLALNATIESARAGEAGRGFAVVASEVKNLATQAKQATDRIGQEIGNLNGISGDVVSALDSIKQAIQGVSEYVTATAAAVEEQSTVTSEMSSSMQRAAAEAKAIAQR; translated from the coding sequence GTGTTTCAATTTCTCAAGAATTCATCTTCAGACAAGGCGCTGGCTGACGCGCTCGGCCGCTCGCAGGCCGTGATCGAGTTCGATATGGACGGCACCATCCGCACCGCCAACGACAATTTCCTGAAAGCCCTCGGCTACACGCTCGGCGAAATCCAGCGCAAGCATCACAGCATGTTCGTCGATCCGTCGGAGCGCGACAGTGCGGCGTATCGCGATTTCTGGGCGGCGCTCAAGCGCGGCGAATACCAGGCCGCCGAATACAAGCGGATCGGCAAGGGTGGCCGCGAAGTCTGGATCCAGGCGACCTACAACCCGGTTCTCGACGGCAACGGCAAGCCTTTCAAGGTCGTGAAGTTTGCGACCGACATCACCGCGCGCAAGATCAAGAGCATGGAGGACGCCGGCCAGATCGCCGCGATCAGCCGCGCGCAGGCAGTCATTGCGTTCGAAATGAACGGCACCATCGTCACCGCCAACGAAAACTTCCTGAAGGCACTCGGCTACACGCTCGCCGAAATCCAGGGCAAGCATCACAGCATGTTCGTCGATCCGTCCGAGCGTGACAGCGCGGCCTATCGCGAGTTCTGGGCACGCCTCAACCGCGGCGAAAACCAGTCGGCCGAGTACAAGCGGATCGGCAAGGGCGGCCGCGAAGTCTGGATCCTCGCCTCCTATAACCCGGTGCTCGACGAGAAGGGCAAGCCGTTCCGGGTGGTGAAGTTCGCCACCGACGTCACCAAGGAGAAATTGGCGACCGCCGACCTCGCCGGCCAGATCGCATCGATCAGCAAGTCGCAGGCCGTGATCGAATTCAACATGGACGGCACCATCATCGGCGCCAACCAGAACTTCCTCAAGACGGTCGGTTACGCGCTGGACGAGATCCGCGGCCGGCACCACAGCATGTTCGTCGATCCGTCCGAGCGCGACGGCGCGGCCTATCGCGAATTCTGGACGTCGCTCAACCGCGGCCAGTATCAGGCCGCCGAATACAAGCGGATTGGCAAGAACGGCAAGGAGATCTGGATCCAGGCGTCCTACAATCCGATCCTCGATCTCAACGGCAAGCCGTTCAAGGTCGTCAAATACGCCACCGACACCACCGCACAGGTGCTGGTGCGCATGGGCAATGAGCGCGTGCGCGGCATGATGGAATCGGTAGCAGCCGGCGCGGAGGAACTGAACGCCTCCGTGCGGGAAATCTCCGAAGCCATGACCAAGTCGCGCGAGACGGCATCGACCGCGGTCGGGCGGGTCGAGGCGGCCGACGCCCAGGCCAAGCGCCTGAACGAGGCGGCGCAGGCCATGAGCGGCATCGTCGAACTGATTGGCAACATCACCGGCCAGATCAACCTGCTGGCGCTGAACGCGACGATCGAATCGGCGCGCGCCGGCGAGGCCGGGCGCGGCTTTGCCGTGGTGGCGTCCGAGGTCAAGAACCTCGCCACCCAGGCCAAGCAGGCGACCGACAGGATCGGGCAGGAGATCGGAAATCTCAACGGCATCTCCGGCGACGTCGTGAGCGCGCTCGACAGCATCAAGCAGGCGATCCAGGGCGTCAGCGAATACGTCACGGCAACCGCAGCCGCGGTCGAGGAACAAAGCACCGTCACCAGCGAGATGTCGTCGAGCATGCAGCGCGCCGCCGCGGAAGCAAAGGCGATCGCGCAGCGGTAA
- a CDS encoding helix-turn-helix domain-containing protein, whose protein sequence is MTDISRSGCPINLSLEVLGDKWSLLIIRDMMFGNRRHFRELLTKSEEGISSNILADRLKTLLDEEIITREDDPTHKQKGIYSLTEQGIELLPVLAQMAAWGYKYLPVSEELGIRARLLSEGGPKLWAEFMDELRENHLGAKRRRRTGPSVGERLQAAYESVVRRK, encoded by the coding sequence ATGACCGACATCAGCCGTTCCGGCTGCCCGATCAATCTCTCGCTGGAAGTGCTCGGCGATAAATGGAGCCTGCTCATCATCCGCGACATGATGTTCGGCAACCGGCGGCATTTTCGCGAGCTGCTGACGAAGTCCGAGGAAGGCATCTCCTCCAACATCCTCGCCGACCGGCTGAAGACCCTGCTCGACGAGGAGATCATCACCCGCGAGGACGATCCCACGCACAAGCAGAAGGGAATCTATTCGCTGACCGAACAGGGCATCGAGCTGCTGCCGGTTCTCGCGCAGATGGCGGCCTGGGGTTACAAATATCTCCCCGTCAGCGAGGAGCTCGGCATCCGCGCGCGGCTGCTCAGCGAGGGTGGCCCGAAACTATGGGCGGAGTTCATGGACGAGTTGCGCGAAAACCATCTCGGCGCGAAGCGGCGCAGGCGAACCGGTCCCTCGGTAGGCGAGCGACTGCAGGCCGCGTATGAGAGCGTGGTGCGCCGCAAGTAA
- a CDS encoding glutathione S-transferase family protein: protein MSLTLHFHPLASYCWKALIALYENDTPFTPNLVDLGNPAERAALVKLWGIGKFPVLRDDARNETVPESSIIVEYLDRNYGGRTRFISDDPGRALQTRLRDRFYDLYVHLPMQKIMIDRLRPADKTDPHGVEEARAQLRTSYAMIEQQMARGGWAMGDDFSLADCAAAPSLFYGNMAEPFGGVHTNLAAYLERLKVRPSFARVIKEAEPYFQMVPKER from the coding sequence ATGTCGCTCACCCTGCATTTCCACCCGCTGGCCTCGTACTGCTGGAAGGCGCTGATCGCGCTGTACGAGAACGACACGCCGTTCACGCCGAACCTGGTCGATCTCGGCAATCCCGCCGAGCGCGCCGCGCTGGTGAAGCTGTGGGGAATCGGAAAATTTCCGGTGCTGCGCGACGATGCGCGGAACGAGACCGTGCCGGAGTCCAGCATCATCGTCGAATATCTCGACAGGAACTACGGCGGCCGAACCCGCTTCATCTCGGACGATCCCGGCCGTGCCCTGCAGACGCGGCTGCGCGACCGCTTCTACGATCTCTATGTGCATCTGCCGATGCAGAAGATCATGATTGACCGGCTGCGGCCTGCCGACAAGACGGATCCGCATGGCGTGGAAGAGGCGAGGGCGCAACTGCGGACCTCTTACGCCATGATCGAGCAGCAGATGGCACGCGGCGGCTGGGCGATGGGCGACGATTTCTCCCTCGCCGATTGCGCCGCGGCGCCGTCGCTGTTCTACGGCAACATGGCCGAGCCATTCGGCGGCGTGCACACGAATCTCGCGGCCTATCTCGAGCGGTTGAAGGTGCGTCCCTCATTCGCGCGCGTGATCAAAGAGGCTGAGCCCTATTTCCAGATGGTGCCCAAAGAGCGCTAA
- a CDS encoding TetR/AcrR family transcriptional regulator — MSWRKDQGRSERGYHHGNLKEALLQAALGLIAEKGAAGFTFADAARMAGVSPAAPYRHFRDREELLSSIAQRGFEQFEALLTQAWDDGRPDTVTAFERVGKAYLAFARNEPAFYSAMFESGLPVDANPTLMAASERAFAIIRAAAERLAALAPPGMPRPPALMMALHIWSMSHGVASLFGRGDAARRKLPMSPEELLEAEVLIYLRGLGFPTDRRPPDQKPSGPPPVPPAGPWGTPK, encoded by the coding sequence ATGAGCTGGCGAAAGGACCAAGGCCGCAGCGAGCGCGGCTACCATCACGGCAATCTGAAAGAGGCGTTGCTGCAGGCGGCGCTCGGCCTGATCGCCGAGAAAGGCGCGGCCGGCTTCACCTTCGCCGACGCCGCGCGGATGGCCGGCGTCAGCCCCGCTGCGCCCTACCGGCATTTCCGCGATCGCGAGGAACTGCTGTCCTCGATCGCCCAGCGCGGCTTCGAGCAGTTCGAAGCGCTGCTGACGCAGGCCTGGGACGACGGCCGCCCGGACACGGTTACGGCGTTCGAACGGGTCGGCAAGGCCTATCTGGCCTTCGCGCGCAACGAGCCCGCTTTCTATTCGGCGATGTTCGAATCCGGGCTCCCCGTCGATGCAAACCCTACATTGATGGCGGCCAGCGAGCGCGCGTTCGCGATCATTCGCGCCGCTGCCGAGCGGCTCGCCGCGCTGGCGCCGCCCGGCATGCCGCGACCGCCGGCGTTGATGATGGCGCTGCATATCTGGTCGATGTCGCACGGGGTCGCCTCGCTGTTTGGCCGCGGCGACGCCGCGCGGCGCAAACTGCCGATGTCGCCGGAAGAACTCCTGGAAGCCGAAGTGCTGATCTACCTGCGCGGCCTCGGTTTCCCGACCGACCGCCGGCCACCGGACCAGAAACCGTCAGGCCCGCCGCCCGTGCCGCCTGCCGGCCCTTGGGGAACTCCCAAATAA
- a CDS encoding glutathione S-transferase family protein: MTITITAFERSPDGGKGLARDTRVRWALEEVGQPYEVRLVSFRAMKEGAHLALHPFGQIPTFEEGDLGLFETGAIVFHIAERHAGLLPDDANARARAITWMFAALSTVEPPILELGTARILEGDKSWSVQRMPLVEDRVRDRLGQLSRRLGDADWLDGAFSAGDLMMVSVLLRLKASGLLDEYPNLSAYVARGEARPAYKRAFDAQLAVNTGKPPTG, translated from the coding sequence ATGACCATCACCATTACCGCCTTTGAGCGGTCACCCGATGGCGGCAAGGGGCTGGCGCGTGATACGCGCGTTCGCTGGGCGCTGGAGGAAGTGGGCCAACCTTACGAGGTTCGTCTTGTTTCGTTCAGGGCGATGAAGGAAGGCGCACATCTGGCGCTTCATCCTTTCGGGCAGATTCCGACCTTTGAGGAAGGCGATCTCGGCTTGTTCGAGACGGGGGCGATCGTGTTCCATATCGCGGAGCGCCATGCGGGCCTGCTGCCGGACGATGCGAATGCCCGGGCGCGCGCGATCACGTGGATGTTCGCCGCGCTCAGCACGGTGGAGCCGCCGATCCTTGAACTCGGAACCGCCAGGATCCTTGAGGGCGACAAGTCCTGGTCCGTGCAACGCATGCCTCTCGTCGAGGATCGCGTCCGTGACCGGCTGGGCCAACTTTCCCGTCGTCTTGGCGATGCCGACTGGCTCGATGGCGCGTTCAGCGCGGGCGACCTGATGATGGTGTCGGTGCTGCTCAGGTTGAAAGCGTCGGGTTTGCTGGACGAATATCCGAACCTCTCCGCCTATGTGGCCCGCGGCGAAGCGCGGCCCGCCTACAAGCGTGCCTTCGACGCTCAATTGGCGGTCAACACAGGCAAACCACCGACCGGCTGA
- a CDS encoding DUF2852 domain-containing protein: MAYTADVNRWRGPTEETYRPRMLESPWHPGWIAVTILGFIIWWPIGLALLFFTLGSRKMGCWSHGDRWQNKMERMQYKMDRMRNRMESRGFGGFGFGPPTSGNRAFDEYRMETLRRLEEEQVEFRNFLDRLRHAKDKEEFDQFMAQHKPRPTPPNDQPQQG; encoded by the coding sequence ATGGCCTACACCGCAGATGTCAATCGATGGCGCGGCCCGACGGAAGAGACCTATCGCCCGCGTATGCTTGAGAGCCCTTGGCACCCCGGCTGGATTGCCGTGACCATCCTCGGCTTCATCATCTGGTGGCCGATCGGCCTTGCCCTCCTCTTTTTCACACTAGGGAGCAGAAAAATGGGTTGCTGGAGTCACGGAGACCGCTGGCAGAACAAGATGGAGCGGATGCAGTACAAGATGGACCGGATGCGTAACCGCATGGAGAGCCGCGGCTTTGGCGGCTTCGGCTTCGGCCCGCCCACCAGCGGCAACCGCGCCTTCGACGAGTACCGCATGGAAACCCTGCGCCGGCTCGAGGAAGAGCAGGTCGAGTTCAGGAATTTCCTCGATCGCCTGCGTCACGCCAAGGACAAGGAAGAGTTCGACCAGTTCATGGCGCAGCACAAGCCGCGTCCGACCCCGCCGAACGACCAGCCGCAGCAGGGCTAA
- the cobS gene encoding adenosylcobinamide-GDP ribazoletransferase, producing MNEWFDDFKTAVAFLTRLPMPHPDGAMPQNFVRAHRMFPVVGALIGAVVGLLCLGLRSIGVPDLAAAALALGASAIITGALHEDGLADVADGFGGGRNLESKLEIMRDSRLGTYGAMILLVSFAAKLSALAAIPDGYVVPGLMAAHALARGVLPAMSLNLPYARKDGLARNAGQPDAATAAIAGGLALLIALLSLSWSNAFFAAVVAGLSGLAIAWLALRQIGGQTGDVLGGAEQVAETAILVLLAARLAQP from the coding sequence ATGAATGAATGGTTCGACGATTTCAAAACCGCCGTCGCGTTCCTGACGCGGCTGCCGATGCCGCATCCCGATGGCGCAATGCCTCAAAATTTCGTGCGCGCGCACCGGATGTTTCCGGTGGTCGGCGCGCTGATCGGCGCCGTGGTTGGATTGCTGTGTCTCGGTCTGCGATCCATCGGTGTGCCCGATCTGGCCGCCGCAGCGCTGGCGCTGGGTGCAAGCGCCATCATCACTGGCGCGCTGCATGAGGATGGGCTTGCCGACGTCGCCGACGGATTCGGCGGCGGCCGCAATCTCGAATCGAAGCTGGAGATCATGCGCGACAGCCGGCTCGGCACCTATGGCGCCATGATCCTGCTGGTGAGTTTTGCCGCGAAGTTGTCGGCGCTCGCAGCGATTCCGGACGGCTATGTGGTGCCTGGCCTGATGGCCGCGCACGCGCTGGCGCGTGGCGTCTTGCCCGCGATGTCGCTGAACCTGCCTTATGCGCGCAAGGATGGCCTGGCCCGCAATGCCGGCCAGCCCGATGCGGCGACGGCGGCCATCGCCGGCGGGCTGGCGCTGCTGATCGCGCTGCTGTCGCTGTCATGGAGCAACGCGTTCTTCGCGGCGGTGGTGGCGGGCTTGAGCGGGCTGGCCATCGCGTGGCTGGCGCTGCGGCAGATCGGCGGCCAGACCGGCGACGTGCTCGGCGGCGCCGAGCAGGTGGCCGAGACCGCGATTCTTGTCCTGCTCGCCGCCCGGCTGGCGCAGCCATGA
- a CDS encoding histidine phosphatase family protein, whose amino-acid sequence MNAPTNLWLIRHAPVDGPRGVIHGPDAPADLGDATAFAALKARLPGGAFAVCSPARRTRETAERLGLVAVEQAAFREQDFGAWTGRRHSEIERELGAAYHEFWKSPGSNRPPGGESFVDQIARASAGLAPLPAGDAILVVHSGTIRAVLAIALDLAPEQALRFVIDPLSLTRIDRLENGWRVVAVNTR is encoded by the coding sequence ATGAACGCACCGACAAATCTCTGGCTGATCCGCCACGCGCCGGTCGACGGCCCGCGCGGGGTGATTCACGGGCCCGACGCGCCGGCCGATCTCGGCGATGCCACCGCCTTTGCCGCGCTCAAGGCCAGATTGCCGGGAGGCGCATTTGCGGTGTGCAGCCCGGCGCGCCGCACGCGGGAGACGGCCGAGAGACTGGGTCTCGTTGCGGTCGAACAGGCCGCGTTTCGCGAACAGGATTTTGGCGCGTGGACTGGACGGCGTCACAGCGAGATCGAACGCGAACTCGGGGCCGCGTATCACGAATTCTGGAAATCGCCAGGAAGCAACCGGCCGCCCGGCGGCGAAAGTTTCGTCGATCAGATCGCACGTGCGAGCGCAGGGCTTGCGCCGCTGCCCGCGGGCGACGCGATCCTCGTCGTGCATTCCGGCACCATTCGCGCCGTGCTCGCCATCGCGCTCGATCTTGCGCCCGAGCAGGCGCTGCGCTTCGTGATCGATCCGCTGTCGCTGACGCGTATCGACCGGCTCGAGAACGGCTGGCGCGTCGTTGCGGTGAATACGCGCTGA
- a CDS encoding nuclear transport factor 2 family protein, with the protein MVHASREETIRRIFAAYLANDRAFVENAFSEDFRFTSPYDDAIDKPTYFERCWKNSDWIERHELERIFVEGDEAFVTYRCVAKSGSTFRNTEFVVFEGDKVKRIDVYFGAAYDNGAFVKQPPPA; encoded by the coding sequence GTGGTTCACGCTAGCAGGGAGGAGACGATCCGCCGGATATTTGCAGCCTATCTCGCCAACGATCGCGCGTTCGTCGAGAACGCGTTCAGCGAGGATTTTCGCTTCACCAGCCCCTATGACGATGCCATCGACAAGCCGACCTATTTCGAACGTTGCTGGAAGAACAGCGACTGGATCGAGCGGCACGAACTGGAGCGGATTTTCGTCGAAGGCGACGAGGCCTTCGTGACCTATCGTTGCGTCGCCAAAAGCGGCAGCACGTTTCGCAATACCGAGTTCGTCGTCTTCGAGGGCGACAAGGTGAAGCGCATCGACGTCTATTTCGGCGCGGCTTACGACAATGGCGCCTTCGTCAAGCAGCCGCCGCCGGCTTGA
- a CDS encoding YciI family protein, which yields MRFMVIVKASKDTEAGVMPSTELLTAMGKFNEELVKAGVMEAGEGLHPTTKGARIRYGSGQGSVSRGPFALSGDLVCGFWLINTKSLDEAIEWMQRAPFGNGDEIEIRQVFATEDFGEALTPELREQEERLRSQVAKK from the coding sequence ATGCGATTCATGGTGATTGTGAAGGCCAGCAAGGATACGGAAGCCGGCGTGATGCCGAGCACGGAACTGCTGACCGCGATGGGCAAGTTCAACGAGGAACTGGTGAAGGCCGGCGTGATGGAGGCGGGCGAGGGGCTGCATCCGACCACGAAGGGCGCACGGATCAGGTATGGCAGCGGGCAGGGCAGCGTCAGCCGCGGCCCGTTCGCTCTCTCCGGCGATCTCGTCTGCGGCTTCTGGCTGATCAACACCAAGTCGCTCGATGAAGCGATCGAATGGATGCAGCGCGCGCCGTTCGGCAATGGCGACGAGATCGAAATCCGCCAGGTGTTTGCCACGGAAGATTTCGGCGAAGCGCTCACCCCCGAACTGCGCGAGCAGGAAGAGCGGCTGCGGTCTCAGGTCGCGAAGAAGTGA
- a CDS encoding dihydrofolate reductase family protein, with translation MAKLIMWNLMTLDGFVEGPNRDISWHSDVWGEELEQLSIEQLNAAGGLLFGRVTYELMANHWPSATGEVADFMNAAPKYVFSRTVKASGWNNTRMFDADVLETVGRLKRDSAKDIFLFGSADLASSLIPHGLIDEFRIAVTPVILGGGTPLFKPGEKRKLKLIDSRPLSTGIVILRYVPTAAE, from the coding sequence ATGGCGAAGTTGATCATGTGGAATCTGATGACGCTGGATGGTTTCGTCGAAGGTCCAAACCGGGATATTTCCTGGCATTCCGACGTCTGGGGCGAGGAACTGGAGCAATTGTCGATCGAGCAGTTGAACGCTGCCGGCGGATTGCTGTTCGGCCGTGTCACCTACGAACTGATGGCAAATCACTGGCCGAGCGCGACCGGCGAAGTCGCCGATTTCATGAATGCCGCGCCGAAATACGTCTTCTCCCGCACGGTGAAAGCGTCCGGCTGGAACAACACGCGCATGTTCGATGCGGATGTGCTCGAGACCGTCGGCAGGCTGAAACGCGACAGCGCCAAGGATATTTTTCTGTTCGGCAGCGCCGATCTCGCCAGCAGCCTGATCCCGCACGGATTGATCGATGAGTTCCGCATCGCCGTGACCCCGGTCATTCTCGGTGGCGGAACGCCGCTGTTCAAGCCGGGCGAAAAGCGCAAGCTGAAGCTGATCGACAGCCGGCCATTGTCGACCGGCATCGTGATCCTGCGCTACGTGCCTACAGCGGCAGAATAA